The genomic interval ATCCTGTCTGTGAGGACCTCAACAGCTCCAGCCTCCATAATAACTATTTTGCTCTTTTCATCATGACATGCAAGTACAGAAAGTAACCATATGGATAAATCAACGCCAGAAATAATGGCTGTGCTCATAGCAGATTCATCTTTCCTTGTTTCTTCTTTAGTATGTCTGAAAATGCAAATGGACTCTTTGTCGTTAACCACTACATTTTCTGCAGAAGACTGAGAAGAACTGACCATTACAACAAGAGACTGGATGAGAAGGGCACATGAATTTGACTGACTAAGATCTTCCACCACTCTCCGGTGACTAACTTTTGCAGCACAAATAAGAAGTGCAACTCCTCCAATCTTAACTTTCAAGTTCGTAGAATTGATCACCCTTTTGGCAATTGATGATATGCATCCAGTGGCTATAGCAACTGTGTCCCCCAGAACAACAGGTTGATCTCTACAAAGTCGTGACAATATTTCAATAGCCTTGTCCTGCAACGTGGGTGATGCATCAGCAATAGATAAAACAATAGGGGTTATGCTTTTGGGGTAGTCAGCCAAAACTGCCCATGCAGGTTTGATCTGACCATTAACTCCTTCAGACCTGGACAGAATAGCAAGTGCATCCAGTGCTTCCGCTGTGGCAATAGATCCACTGTTAGAAGATTCTATAAAAGAAACTAATGCAAGAACAGTTCCAGAACGATTAACACAATCATTTATTGCAAAGTCAAGTTGGCGAGACTGTAGTAGACGAGCAATTGCTGCTGCAGCATGGGTTTTCCCAGAGACAGTGCCCTCACGCAAAACCCTTGTAGCGGGCAAAATAATTTCTTCAGCTACTGCTTTCTCTGAAACTTCATTATCCAGAATAAGATTTGCCAAAGCACATGTTGCCAGCTCTGCAATTTCTAGAGCAGAAGAATTAGCAAGGATAATTAATGGAGACAATGTATCTCTAGCAATAGCAGCCACATCTCTATTCTCCTTAATTGAAAGAAAGATTGCAGCAAGGCAACGTGAGGCCTCAACCAATATATTTTCAGATTCAACATTGAGCAACTTCTTCACTGACCCAAGAGTTTTAACAGCAAAGCTACTTTCACGTAAATCTTTCCTAGATTCAAATATTCCAGCTAGCGCGAATGCAGACTTGGCTTGAGTCTCTTCTTTggttgaattcaaaattttcacAATTGTCTCAATTGCATCATTAGCAGCACTACCTTCACGCAATATATCATTGAGAGGAACCACGGAAAGCATACTTCTTAAAGCATCCAGCACATACATTTTAGATTCAGGAAGATCACTGGTTAATAATGCAGTCAGCTGGCTAATTGTTGCAGTATCAGATTTGTGGATTAAATGATTCAAAGTCTTAGCTGCGATTTCTTTCCCATTAGGACTTCCATTCTTGAGAAGCCATAGAAGTGCAGGAACAGCATCAGCACTTTCAACACATGCACGTATATCTTCACTGTGATTGCAGAGATTCCTAAGGATTGTTGCTGAATCTTCTTTGGCTTTCACGGACCCAGTTTCTAGAATCTGAACCAGAGGAGGGATGCCACCAGCAGCAGTAATAGCCCACTTACTTTCATCATTTTCATTAGATAACACACAAAGAAGTGCAACTGCACATTCCTGTTGCTGTTCAGATGAAAGTCCAAGAAGAGAAATCAAGAGTTGAACCCCTTCACGGCCCTGAAGTGCACGCCATAGACTGCCATCATTGTTGCAAAGTGTAAGAAGTGCTCTTACAAGCTCATCCTGAACTTCATTTGTTGCCATTGTGATCAAACCAACAAGCAAACGTTTCGCATCAGAATTTGCAAGTTTAGCTGAGAGTATAGGATTCCCATATAAACTGGCCAGGGCTTCTATAGTTCGTTCTTGCACAAGAAATGGTAACCGAGGTTTGATTTGTGTAAGCAAAGTCTGCTCGACATCCAAAGCATCTGAAGCTCTAGTTGATTCTGCTTTGCTATCATATATCATCAGAGCAGAAGCTAAAGCCCCTAAGGTGTCAGCAACTTGGGCAGGTGAAGAACATGATTCAAGGCTTTGACCAAGACTTGATATGACATATGATAAACCACCAGAAATGTTTGCTAAAGCACACATAGCATTCTCCTGCAATGCTTGAGCATACTCACCCTGCATAAATTCTTTTGAAGGGGCTATTGTGGCATTTATTAGAACAGGAATACCATTAAAATTAGCTATCTCACGTCTTGCTTCTTTGCACTGGGCAGAGAGAGATTTAAGAGCCCCTGCAGCTTCTGCTCTAACAGGAGCATCATTACCAGGTCCCAAGAGCTTGAGTAGTTGTTTGGTTGCCTCTGCAGCAAGTATCTTAGAAGAAACAGATGCATCCTCCATCATCACACATGCCATAAGAAAGCAAACATTAGCTTGGGTGCTTGACTGTCCAGTTTTCAGCAACTTTACAAGTATATCCACTCCTCCAGCTTGCAATGTTGCACTCCAGAATCCCTCAGTGCTAGTTGAAAGGTTCTTTAGTGAACCAGTCAACAACTCATCAACTAAATTACCATTCTTGCGCCCATTTCCTAGCTGGTCCCAAAGCACTGGCACAACCCCTtcagttgaaaatatttttgatcCAACATGATCCCTAGCACCATCTTGAGAAACCGCATAAATAGTCTTTGCTGCAGCAACTTGACCTTCCGCTGAGCTTGATTTGAGTAAACCAAGCAAAGGTGGGATGCATCCACCAAGTAAGACCTTTACCCGAAGTTCATTCTCCTTACACAGAGAACCTAATACAGTAGCAGCTTGTATCTTCACACCAAGCGATCCTGATCGAAGAAGAGAAACAAGTACTGGCACTGCCTGGGAATGAGATCCAACAGCACTGAAAGCATTTTCGCGTGTATCAACAAGTTCCAGCAATTGCTTCAAAGAATACTCCTTCTCTTGTACGGATGAGGAACCCTGTCGTAGCTGTTCAATGCATTGGGCAACGCTTGCCAATGTCCCATCTGGATCCTCCATGCTGCTACGATCTCTGTAAACCATACAAGCATGTGagacaaaaaacaagaatttaacAAACTTAACATTGAAAGAACTTGATTTCCATTTTGTTAATTGTGGTTGGATGTATATGTTTGTCAATTCCTACAATAAATGGTCATTTACTCAGCATGTCCCTAGGTTGACAGGGTATAaataaatttcattaaaaaaataaaaaaaaaaggtactcAATATAGAATAAAGGGATACAGAATGGAGCATACAGAAATCATCATGTCAAGGGCAAGAAGAGGAGTGCAACTAAAAAGCATAACCATAGCCAATATATGCCTTTCAAAAGGAAGAACAAGTTTCACTTATTTAGAGCAATGAaatgttatgaactactttcTTGGAAAAAGAATTGAGACATTCGAATTAAATGTAAAGTTACACTTAGCTTAGTAAGTCCCAGCTGGGGTTTGAACCCTAGAACCTTACTCACACACGCACTCACCCCACAGCTTGAGATAGCTTTAAGTGGCAAATAACCCAACTATATTGTgaaagatggatataaaaatcggGAATCTTCATAATCGGTGATTAACAAGTTGTCATTTAAGACATACAGAGTATCCAAGCTAAGGCAGCTCTCATTACATGAAATCTGTCTACTATTTGTACAGAATGAGGATACTACAAAGAAAAATTTATGGAGCTCTGTAAACTAAATGCAAATATTAAGGGTGGTCATAGGCATAGCCTAGTGGTTTCACACTTCTCCTCACAATGAGGAGGTCTCAAGTTCGAATCCCCTCCCCAATGTCAAACAACAAAATGCAAATAGTCAGTAGTAATAATTATATGAAGGAACAGTCTAAAAATGACTTCAACAGtataattcaaatttcaaatctattcACATGCAGACAGATGCTTGCCTAAACTAGGGAATGTTCCCACTCCAGAACGCATGAGCATACAATGAAATAGCTTACAACgatcaaagttttttttttaaaaaaaaaaaaaaagattgcaaATTGCGCATAATGAAACTTGAACAAACCTTGACCCCATCTTTGCAACAGAAAGTGGAGTTGGAGGCTCTGAATCTTGAACTTTCATATCACCATTTCTTTCCTGTAACCATAAAATTGCAAGCAATGAGCAAAAGTAAAAAATCCATTAACTGAAGCCAAAGATAAATTATGACTGATTAAGTGCACAATGCCAATATAAGTGGCCAACTATTAACTATCCCTAAAATAGTATATATTATTTGCAAGTAGGTACTTcagcaaaatcaaataaatttcagaaaaTATCCGCTGGCCAGTATTGttgtttctatgtttatgacCAAGATTGGAAAGGCGGCCCTTTTTTTCCTGGTGGAAAGTATGTGTCGCatttccataaaaaaataaaacgatTAAATGAATAggtaaataaaacaaaaactcTGTAGCATCCCAAAAGTTGCCAAAATGTGTGCATGGATATTATTCCACACAAATGAAAACCAGCTTTCAGCACTTCCATAGACAATCACAGCTACTTTAGCTCCCACTGGTTATAAAACAGCTTTGGCATTCTACACATACTAGCATACCAGTTTTGTACGCTGAATTTCCTTTGTTTTTTTTGATAGATCTTGCATTTCAAATGGGATCCAGTCCCATCTCACACTGCTCTAAAGAGATCGATCTCACATATCTCATCTCTTCAATTATCTTACTCTCttcccaaaaaaaatataaaaaataaacactaAAATTCATGCGAGAAAACGAGCAAAAAGAGTCAGTGACAAACCAAATCATTATTGGCCAGACTGCTGCCGTTGCTGGCGAACCTCCAAGACACTGTGGCGGCCAGCTTTGCTTCACTTCACAATCCCAAAGAAAATCAACCAAGAACTCTGCCCTTCTCCAGATCTGCTTCAAAAACAAAGTCTAAAGCATCAAACCCTCCTGTCAAAGAGCAGTACAAAATCCCATTGATCATTCAACTAAGAGGTAGATCAGACCATACTAATCGAGCTGAAATCACCACTATATACAAGAAAGTTCAAGCTAAATGAACCGCAGCCATAAAATTGAATGAATGCATAGAGCCCAATCCAGTTACTGCTATCAATGAGCTAACAAAGCTCAACAAAACTAATCTACTATTACATGCATAACTCATCACACGACTTCGCTTTCATCCAATTATGCTCAATTTTGATCATAGAGCAAGCGGCAGCACAAACCAAAGAAGAGATTAAACGCAGCAAACTCAATTAACGATAATTGAATCAAttcaataacaaaaaaataaacccCCATTACCAATTAAAATCCAATCACATTCATTAAAACAATAAGCTTATAGCAAGATTTGGCTTGATTGCAATGAATCCAGAGCAGATCGACCACAATCCAATCAAGTCCTAAGCTTTCACAAATGAGtcaaaacaaacaaacacaAAAGAAAACCCCGAAAacgaaagaagaaaagaaaaatgcaAGAATTTTATTCAACATTTCTTAATAAGATTCCAAGGAAAATCAGTAGGAGAAACCTCTTCACCTTAAAAAAATTCCCGGAAAATTGCAATCTAAAATGAATGCAACAGAAAGATAGAGAGAGGAAGAAGCTGACcttaagagaaagagaaagcgAAGGAGAGAGAAATGTAGGGGCAGCTTGGAGTATCAATTGGTTTCGTGAAATGGAAGCGAgcgaaggagaagaagaagaagctcacCACCAAAagcagagagagagaagaagctATACATATAATTGTCTttgtttctctctcttcctcctcaGGCTCAGAGAGGGATACGttattttagagagagaaacaagagagagagagagagagagagagagagtgcgaGAGTGGAGTGAGAGAGAATAGTAGCCTCTCACCGTCACAGCCTAATTAGACGACCGACAATTTAAATCCCATTATTTTCACAGCTCAGCTTCGGCTTCAACTTGGATTTTTTTGACTTTCGCTctctttctttcattttttttcctttaataatatttatttattttaatttttaaggtaaactttttttaattttttaacagTAGTAATGACCTAGGACTTAGTTGTGCTTTGGTAATTAGGATTTTCCTTTTATATAAATCGGATTTTGTTTTTGTCCTCAAAATATAATTGGTGTAGAGGTTTTTACTAAACATTTTTTGTgaattattttttctcaaaCTATAACAATTATTGTAAATATATTCTTTAAATaccattaatttttaatttgttgaTGTGATTGTAGGTAAAATGTGTAATATTACATTATGAAAGTTTGTTTAACTAATTTAAGTTtattaaaaaatctaaattaaatttgatggtataaaaatataaatatatactctTAAATTATCATTAGACTGTACCATTAgactattatttatatatttattttttgtttaaattttttaattatattaaattagcaCTGTTTTAATGTTGCATTAACAaactattaaaataaatgaagggATTAGCAAATTCAATTGAGCAAATACATTTGCAATGGTTATAATAGTGGAAGATTTTTTccctaaaaaatataaaacaaaattctACAAATATCATAGTTCCTATTTTTAGAGAAGTCACAAGTTACATTATGGTTTTTCTTAACAGTACTCGTTTATAGGTGACGTTTTATGATTAGCTAgctatattttttaaagttattttttaaattatataaaattaaatacttaattacactaatagcgATATAATAACGAAAAAAATACTAgacactaataatttttttttactaattctcttataatattttactaaaataaaagtgcttgttttgttttattcttCTTGGTCTCCCTTTAACAACTTTTAATTGCAAGGGTTAACCCTTTCTTTAGACAAGTAGAATAAAGAGGGATTTGGTTCAgaagaaaaaaactaaataaaagtgCGGCTCAGAATTGAGGAAAGCTTTAGTCGGAGCCAAGCCAAGCCAAGCTTAGCCAATGCAGTGTTAAGCAAAAATTACAATACTCACCACTAGAATATTTCTGTATATGTCTCTCTCTCTTAGTTGGCTTAGATTCAGCAATTGTTTATTGATTAAACAAGAAAGACCATTAGTGCCATGGACAGTAGGATACACCTAATAAAGATACAAATATATTTAATCTCTTTTTTCTTAGCAAATGtatttttctcaacaaaaaaaaataatctgtATTCTTTCGAACTAAATCTTTTCGCCATTTGGTCATACATACAACATCTATTGAAACTATGTAAAATTTTACGAAAATAAGAAGTAAAGTGTGGAAGTGAAGTGTGTAAGTGAGTGAATAGAGTCTTAGATGAGATAGAAATACTTTATTAAAAGTGTATTTAAGGTATAAATTTAGAATTTAGGTTGGGGCCTTAAGGAGTACTAATTTTGTGTGGATGGGTAAGAATATGAAATGTGATATTTCAAAAATTCTCTATCATGTAATAAAGCTTTGATAcagttaattttataaatttattctttttattttttgcagCAACTATTTTTAACACAATCAAtcaaagtttttaaaataactcTTCTAAACTCTtaaaatcaatatcaatattggAAAGATAGGTTAATAAAAATGTAGTGTTTACAAAGTATAATAggtacaaaattaaattatagttgAGAACTTCCAAtagataaattataatatttctcTATTTTAGCTCATAAAAATGCATCTTCATATTTAGTTAAGATTTATTtctttgttaaatattttttattattatttttttctctttctttcataTCATCTatcatctatattaataaatacataaaatatataacatttaaattatgtaaagaaaaaataaagtaattgATAATATCTTAATAGTGTTATGTAAAAATTTGAAgtataatagaaaaaataatgaGATATTTTAAAAGACATAGTAGTGAAGTTGATGGAAGTATTCTTAAATTATGTAAAAAGAAATAGAATTACTAATGGTGTTATATCAAAGTgtgagataaaataaaaaaaaaataaatgttaataaAGTAATTTAAAAGAAAGAGTAATAACTttataatttaatgatctttttctctcttttttttttgaaaacaagcGTAGGTTATATTAAAATAGATAAATTCTAGACCTCATGGTCGTTACATAAAATGTTTTCCGGAATAGAATTGATCGGGATCGATCCGTAAACCTGGTGGGTAAAAGCCCACTTAGCGACATTGTGAGCCGCAAAATTACAGTTTCTACTAATATTAGAAAAGGTACAACACATGAAAGAAGGAGAAGACTTAGAACAAAAGGAGACATAGTTCTCTAGAGCCCAGTGGGACGCCTTCCCATTGAGAGCGTTGATTACTAGCCTCGAGTCACTCTCCACAATAACATAATTAAGCTTCAAATCTAGAGCTACTGATACCGCCAGACAACAAGCCGCCGCTTCTCCGACCAGAGCTTCCGAGAAGTCCAATCGGGATGTGTGAATAGCGATCACCCTCCCTAGGTGATTCCTCGCAACAACAGCTGTGCACATACTCTCCAAGCCCACACGAACATCACAATTTAACTTTATCCAATCCAGAGGTGGAGGCGTCCAGATGTCCTTCCCGGGAGGCGAAGGACCAGGCAAGAGAGAAGAATGTGCCTCAGCATAAGAAGAGCAAATAAGGTCAATACAATTATGAATATTAGGGGGACAGTTGTTATGTACTACGTCATTGCGCATTCTCCATATATTGTCCACAACTATCGAGGCATAAAGGAACACGTCTTCAACTCGGAGACCCCTTTTATTAAGACTCCAAATAAACTTCACCCAATCCCAAACTCTAATACCAGTGTCGCCCACAGGGAAAATCCCCCAAGGGGAGGAATGCCATAAATGCATCGCTACATCGCAGGTAAGAAACAAATGTTCCATAGTTTCATCACCCAAACCACACAACGGACATCTGGAGTCTTCAATCTGAAATCTTCTTTTAATCACTGCGCGAACCGGGAGAGCTTGGGAAAGAATACACCACCAGAGAACCTTATGTCGCTCCATTAAGTTACTATTCCAAAGTTTATTCCAAAGAGCAGGGGCGACATTACCCTGAGGAGCTCTCTCCATGGCCTGGGCCACGTAAGCCGATTTGGTAGAGAAATTCCCATTACTTTCCAAAGTCCACATCCAATCGTCATTTCCCGAACCCCGAGGTGGGCCCATTTTCAGGATAGCTGACACAGTTTCCTGGTCGAACAAACTAGATAGCTTAAGAGTGTCCCACCCACCCATGGGGGTAAGGAGGTCAGCCACACACATATTATCCATAGCAACACTTCTGTTTGGTCTCGGGACGAAACCTTTTAAGTGAGGGATCCAAGGGTCCCTCCAGACGCTAGTGCCTCTTCCATCAGCCACCCTCTTACAGGCCCCTTTCCGAAGGATTACATTAGCTTTAACAACGTTCTTCCAGAACCAAGAGTCCGACTCTTTATACTTGCAATGGAGAAGGTCTTTTCCCCTTAGGTATTTGGCCTCAAGGATCTTGCAACAAAGCGACTGACTACCATTCAGTAAGCTCCAACCCCACTTAGACAAAAAAGCGAGATTCATTTCTCTGGTTTTCCGAAATCCAAGGCCCCCTAAAGACTTAGGGAGACACAATTTATCCCAGGCCTTGAGATATAGGCCATGGTTCCCTTTCTCAAAGCCCCACCAGAAGTCGCGGATCAAGGCGTCAATCCTAGTCACAAGCCGGTTAGACAACTTGGTGGTTTGCATAGCATAGATGGGCATGGACAGCCCAACAGATTTAATCAAGGTAGCCCTTCCCGCTTTTGATAAGGTTTTGGCCTTCCATCCCTGGAGCTTAGAAGTAAGATTATCAAGGATGAAGTTAAAATCGGCATCTTTTTGTCTAGATCTGAACATCGGCAAACCCAAATACTTGATTACTCCCTCTGGAGTACCAATACCCAAGGCTTCCTTAATTCCTGTTCGCATACCAGAAGGGGTATTTTTGCTGAAAAAAATTGATGTTTTAAGCTTGTTTACCGCCTGACCCGACCACGAGCAGAACTTGTCGAGACAATCCCACAAGGCTTTCGCCTCAACTAGGTTAGCCCGGCCTACCAAAATGAGGTCATCAGCAAAGAACAGATGGGATAGCACCGGGCCCCCCCTACTTAGCTTAATTCCATGGATAACTCCCTTCCCAATAGCTTCTTCTACCAGCCTAGAGAGCACTTCCGCTGCACAAATGAACAGGTAGGGAGATAATGGGTCCCCCTGGCGGATACCACACGAGGGCAGGATCTTTCCTACCGGACCACCATTAAGGCAAATATTGAGGGAAGCGGTGGAGATGCACTGAGAGACCCAACTGCAAAACTTTTGAGGGAATCCGAAACAACCTAGGACATGATCGATGAACTTCCAACTTAGCCTATCATAGGCTTTAACAAGGTCAATCTTTATCGCAAAAAAACCCTCTTTTCCTCTTTTCCTATTGAACGAGTGGATGATCTCTTGAACCAACACATTATTATCTTGAATATTCCTACCCGGGACAAAAGCAGCTTGTGTTGGGCAAATGAGCGTGGGGAGGATAGGCTTAATTCTATTTGCAATGATTTTGGAAATGACCTTATACATCACATTGCAAAGAGAGATGGGCCTAAATTGATTCGGTCTTTTCGGGTTCTGCACCTTAGGAATCAACACAACATTCGTAGAATTCACACCCTTGTGCATTCTACCTCTTTCAAAGAAATCAGCGACAGCATCACAGAAATCATCTCCAACAGACTCCCAATAGTGTTTGAAGAACAGAACAGACATGCCATCAGGTCCAGGGGCTTTATGATTGCTCATAGCGAACAGAGTACTTTTAATTTCTTGCCGGGAGGGGCACTCCACCGCCCTAGCCTGGTCCTCAAGAGAAATCATTTCCCTAAAAAGGTGACCACAATCCAGCGGCCTATCAAAGTTAGCTCCagtaaaaatattcttaaagaATTCCAAAAATTCCTGACCAATTAGTTCTCGATCATTTAGCCAGACATTATGTTTGTTCAAGATGCAGTCTATGGAATTCCTTCTTCCTCTAATTGCAGCAGATAGAAAGAAGAATTTGGAGCATTTATCTCCATCC from Cannabis sativa cultivar Pink pepper isolate KNU-18-1 chromosome 4, ASM2916894v1, whole genome shotgun sequence carries:
- the LOC133036921 gene encoding uncharacterized protein LOC133036921, whose protein sequence is MRGVAWNCRGLGQTSTVQELKSLLRSRSPDFVFLSELKVDANPLVRILKAFHFYFHIAVPPIGNAGGIILAWKTGFCFECIACSQNHISGIVYSDPPTHPWLLSCVYGPPYNNAKKLFWTEIMTLGDRFGGPWLIFGDTNFVLNPAEREGSSGRDPFIPFISNLVESRGLINMSIQGDMMTWDNHRSGDSHVKSALDKGIMNDAWLHLFPKAILCSIQTSTSDHRPLSLDTVGNVPKFKRCFKFEENWARDGRSKLVVANAWDSVHHLWAPARVFKKIGATRVALLQWKRTQFGKIDVVIKDLEEKLDRVQLLPAGSRDWRLECDIRQNLNEARTRKAVYWKQRARIEWLKDGDKCSKFFFLSAAIRGRRNSIDCILNKHNVWLNDRELIGQEFLEFFKNIFTGANFDRPLDCGHLFREMISLEDQARAVECPSRQEIKSTLFAMSNHKAPGPDGMSVLFFKHYWESVGDDFCDAVADFFERGRMHKGVNSTNVVLIPKVQNPKRPNQFRPISLCNVMYKVISKIIANRIKPILPTLICPTQAAFVPGRNIQDNNVLVQEIIHSFNRKRGKEGFFAIKIDLVKAYDRLSWKFIDHVLGCFGFPQKFCSWVSQCISTASLNICLNGGPVGKILPSCGIRQGDPLSPYLFICAAEVLSRLVEEAIGKGVIHGIKLSRGGPVLSHLFFADDLILVGRANLVEAKALWDCLDKFCSWSGQAVNKLKTSIFFSKNTPSGMRTGIKEALGIGTPEGVIKYLGLPMFRSRQKDADFNFILDNLTSKLQGWKAKTLSKAGRATLIKSVGLSMPIYAMQTTKLSNRLVTRIDALIRDFWWGFEKGNHGLYLKAWDKLCLPKSLGGLGFRKTREMNLAFLSKWGWSLLNGSQSLCCKILEAKYLRGKDLLHCKYKESDSWFWKNVVKANVILRKGACKRVADGRGTSVWRDPWIPHLKGFVPRPNRSVAMDNMCVADLLTPMGGWDTLKLSSLFDQETVSAILKMGPPRGSGNDDWMWTLESNGNFSTKSAYVAQAMERAPQGNVAPALWNKLWNSNLMERHKVLWWCILSQALPVRAVIKRRFQIEDSRCPLCGLGDETMEHLFLTCDVAMHLWHSSPWGIFPVGDTGIRVWDWVKFIWSLNKRGLRVEDVFLYASIVVDNIWRMRNDVVHNNCPPNIHNCIDLICSSYAEAHSSLLPGPSPPGKDIWTPPPLDWIKLNCDVRVGLESMCTAVVARNHLGRVIAIHTSRLDFSEALVGEAAACCLAVSVALDLKLNYVIVESDSRLVINALNGKASHWALENYVSFCSKSSPSFMCCTFSNISRNCNFAAHNVAKWAFTHQVYGSIPINSIPENILCNDHEV